A genomic stretch from Caloenas nicobarica isolate bCalNic1 chromosome 3, bCalNic1.hap1, whole genome shotgun sequence includes:
- the ANAPC1 gene encoding anaphase-promoting complex subunit 1 isoform X2, protein MSDHSDERATMIAAGELSEFAPRGRERCRRHPSALSLQLRRLQPASSELCSSDGAAGLVGSLREVTIHERQRESWQLRKGVSDVGEEADYDEELYVASNVVIWSKGSKNQASAVYKAFTVDSPVLQALWCDFTIPQEKSDKAEVSGSDEIVEKCICILQNSCINVHSIEGKDYIAALPFQVANVWPTKYGLLFERSSSSHEVPPSPPREPLPTMFSMLHPLDEITPLVCKSGGVFGSGRVQYVADHTMRIVFLSAEPSIVMTYDTVQSLHTVWALRRVKPEEQNTVLKFSEQMGTPQHVATSSSLTAHLRSFSKGDSPVGSPFQNYSSLHSQSRSASSPSVQSRSPSISNMAALSRSHSPALGVHSFSGVQRFNFSGNVQSPKRHSITHSPNSTASDSFLIPETEPIIPELCIDHLWTETVTNMREKNSQASKVFITTDLCGQKFLCFLVESQLQLRCVKFQESNDKSQLIFGSITNIQAKDAAPVQGIDMLLVLEGSGTLVLYSGVVRVGKVFIPGLPAPSLTMSNPMPRPSTPLDSASTPAKPSNKHLGPLEESVLLSPVPELRDSAKLHDSTYVEDCTFQQLGTFVHALRDPVHNRVTLELSNNTMVRITIPEIATSELVKRCLQGIKAILPKEIAVQMLVKWYSAYNAPGGPNYHSEWNLFVTCLMNMMGYNTERLSWTRNLDLEGSLSPVIAPKKARPSETGSDEDWEYLLSSDYHRNFESHPIAKALRLDPLEVSAPKEDFAQSLSLDSSTLLFTHIPAIFFVLHLIYEELKLNCLMGEGIRSLVVLLVQLARDLKLEAYIDYYYRDYPALVNTSRQICIIDQVQTGFMHHPSFFSAEPPSIFQWLSSCLTGGGVQPYPYLPGICERSKLVVLSVALYVLGDESAVSNEASNYLYKITSGQRKQQMEQDDDRCSFRRSTSVSSLAEKLVIWMTNVGFTLRDLESLPFGAALPIRDAIYHCREQPASDWPEAVCLLIGRQDLSKQACEGNLQKGKSSVSPVLSSDIPSGTESEEDEDGMNDMNEEVMSLIWSEDLRVQEVRRLLQSARPVRVNVVQMPEASDHEYIEEKENRLLQLCQRTMALPVGRGMFTLFSYHPVPTEQLPIPKLNLTGRAPPRNTTVDLNSGNIDVPPNMACWASFHNGVAAGLKIAPASQIDSAWIVYNKPKIAELANEYAGFLMALGLNGHLTKLATLNIHDYLTKGHEMTSIGLLLGVSAAKLGTMDMAITRLLSIHIPALLPPTSTELDVPHNVQVAAVVGIGLVYQGTAHRHTAEVLLAEIGRPPGPEMEYCTDRESYSLASGLALGMVCLGHGSNLIGMSDLNVPEQLYQYMVGGHRRFQAGMHREKHKSPSYQIKEGDTINVDVTCPGATLALAMIYLKTNNRSIADWLQAPDTMYLLDFVKPEFLLLRTLARCLILWDDILPNSKWVNSNVPQIIRENSISLNATELPSSEDLSLETLAQAHVYIIAGACLSLGFRFAGSENQAAFQCLYKYATDFLKCLSAPTASITGHYNLETCLSVLLLALAMVMAGSGNLKVLQLCRFMHKKTGGEMNYGFHLAHHMALGLLFLGGGRYSLSTSNSSIAALLCALYPHFPVHSTDNRYHLQALRHLYVLAAEPRLLTPVDVDSNTPCYALIEVTYKGTQWYAEATEELMAPMLLPELHLLKQIRVKGPRYWELLIDLSKGTSHLKSILAKGGVLYVKLRAGQRSYKEDPMGWRSLLAQTVTHRSSEARAFKPEAIPAFTSDPALVLFADYFCKPTVNMGQKQEILDLFCLILYDCVTRENPEMLPTYIAIDQAVRRLERREMSETFELWQIKLVLEFFSSRSHQERLSRNPNRGLFMSSEFLPLMKCAIDNTLDQWLQDGGDASLHSYLSGRAAEGPQRSMLACFLVYHAVPTPGQLAAGGLEGSTRFSELLLKFRQWNVPVRALLRLAPLLLRNPRAMVL, encoded by the exons ATGTCGGACCACTCTGACGAGAGGGCGACGATGATAGCGGCCGGCGAGCTGTCGGAGTtcgccccgcggggccgcgaGCGGTGCCGGCGCCACCCCAGCGCGCTGAGCCTGCAGCTGCGGCGGCTGCAGCCCGCCTCCTCCGAGCTCTGCTCCTCCGACGGCGCCGCCGGCCTGGTGGGCTCCCTGCGGGAGGTGACGATCCACGAGCGGCAGCGG gagagctggcagctgAGGAAAGGCGTCAGTGATGTTGGGGAGGAGGCGGACTACGACGAGGAGCTGTACGTGGCCAGCAACGTGGTCATCTGGAGCAAAGGGAGTAAAAACCAAGCGTCTGCTGTCTATAAAGCTTTCACTGTCGACAGCCCTGTCCTGCAG GCCTTATGGTGCGACTTCACGATACCCCAGGAAAAATCTGACAAAGCTGAGG ttTCAGGCAGTGATGAAATAGTAGAGAAATGTATCTGCATATTGCAGAATTCTTGTATAAATGTGCATAGCATAGAGGGAAAGGATTACATTGCTGCTTTACCTTTTCAG gTCGCAAACGTCTGGCCAACAAAATATGGTTTGTTATTTGAGCGCAGCAGTTCTTCGCACGAAGTACCTCCGAGTCCACCCAG ggagCCTTTGCCTACGATGTTCAGCATGTTGCACCCGTTGGATGAGATAACACCTCTTGTCTGTAAGTCTGGAG GCGTGTTTGGCTCTGGCCGAGTGCAGTACGTCGCTGATCACACCATGAGGATCGTGTTTCTCAGTGCTGAACCCTCCATCGTGATGACCTACGACACTGTGCAGAGTTTACACACTGTTTGGGCTCTCCGGAGAGTGAAGCCAGAG GAGCAGAACACGGTGCTGAAGTTCTCGGAGCAGATGGGCACGCCACAGCACGTGGCCACCAGCAGCTCTTTGACCGCCCACCTCAGAAGCTTCTCCAAAGGCGACTCGCCCGTGGGCTCCCCTTTTCAGAACTACTCGTCCCTGCACAGCCAGAGCCGCTCTGCGTCGTCGCCCAGCGTGCAGTCCCGCTCCCCCTCCATCTCCAACATGGCTGCTTTGAG CCGCTCTCACTCTCCTGCCCTGGGAGTTCATTCCTTCTCGGGAGTGCAGAGGTTCAACTTTTCCGGTAACGTCCAGTCACCAAAGAGGCACAGTATTACCCATTCGCCAAACAGCACTGCCAGCGATTCCTTCCTCATCCCAGAAACGGAGCCCATCATCCCCGAACTGTGTATAGATCATCTGTGGACAGAAACAGTCACAAACATGAG GGAGAAGAATTCCCAAGCGTCAAAAGTGTTTATTACCACTGACCTTTGTGGGCAGAAGTTCTTGTGCTTTTTGGTGGaatcccagctccagctgcg GTGTGTAAAATTTCAAGAGAGCAATGACAAGTCGCAGCTGATCTTTGGTTCTATTACCAATATTCAAGCGAAGGATGCAGCTCCGGTGCAG GGCATCGATATGCTGCTGGTTCTGGAGGGCAGTGGAACTCTAGTGCTTTATTCTGGAGTGGTTCGG GTGGGGAAGGTTTTTATTCCAGGTCTGCCCGCTCCATCGCTGACAATGTCCAACCCAATGCCTCGGCCGAGCACCCCCTTGGACAGTGCCAGCACCCCGGCCAAACCTTCGAACAAGCACCTGGGGCCCCTGGAAGAG AGTGTGCTTTTGTCACCAGTTCCAGAGCTGAGGGATTCTGCCAAGCTTCACGACTCAACTTATGTTGAAGACTGTACTTTTCAGCAGCTCGGGACTTTCGTTCATGCTCTGAGAGATCCTGTCCACAACAGAGTAACTTTG gaaCTCAGCAATAACACAATGGTTCGGATTACCATTCCCGAAATCGCCACTTCGGAACTAG TGAAAAGGTGTCTGCAAGGCATCAAAGCGATCCTGCCCAAGGAGATAGCGGTGCAGATGCTTGTCAAGTGGTACAGTGCTTACAATGCGCCAGGAGGACCCAACTACCACTCGGAATGGAATTTATTTGTAACGTGTCTCATGAACATGATGGGTTACAACACAGAGAGACTGTCCTGGACACGGAAC CTTGATCTTGAAGGATCGCTTTCACCAGTTATTGCTCCAAAGAAGGCTAGACCCTCAGAAACAGGGTCAGATGAA GACTGGGAATATCTCTTAAGCTCTGATTACCACAGGAATTTCGAGTCTCATCCTATAGCCAAAGCTTTGCGACTGGACCCTCTGGAAGTTTCAGCTCCGAAGGAGGACTTTGCACAGAGCCTTAGTCTGGATTCCTCAACCCTCCTTTTCACCCACATTCCTgctattttctttgttcttcatCTCATCTACGAGGAGCTCAAACTGAATTGTCTCATGGGAGAAGGGATTCGTTCACTTGTTGTTCTTCTGGTTCAGCTGGCCAG AGATTTAAAACTTGAAGCTTATATAGATTATTACTACAGAGACTACCCAGCCCTTGTGAACACCTCCAGACAGATCTGCATCATTGATCAAG TCCAAACAGGTTTCATGCACCatccctcatttttttctgccgAGCCTCCCAGTATCTTCCAGTGGCTCAGCTCCTGTCTGACGGGAGGAGGCGTGCAGCCTTACCCTTACTTACCGGGAATCTGCGAGAGGAGCAAACTGGTAGTACTG AGCGTGGCTCTGTACGTACTGGGTGATGAGAGCGCTGTGTCTAATGAAGCCTCCAACTATTTGTACAAGATCACGTCAG GACAACGAAAACAGCAGATGGAACAGGATGACGACCG ATGTAGTTTCAGACGCAGCACATCTGTTTCCAGCCTGGCTGAAAAGTTAGTTATTTGGATGACTAATGTCG GTTTCACCCTGAGGGATCTGGAGTCTCTCCCGTTTGGCGCAGCTCTTCCCATCCGAGATGCGATCTATCACTGCCGAGAGCAGCCCGCCTCCGACTGGCCAGAAGCCGTTTGTCTCTTGATCGGCCGCCAGGATCTGTCCAAACAGGCGTGTGAAGGGAACCTGCAGAAGGGCAAATCG TCCGTGAGCCCGGTGCTGTCCTCCGACATTCCCTCGGGCACGGAGTCGGAAGAGGACGAGGACGGCATGAACGACATGAACGAGGAGGTGATGTCGCTGATCTGGAGCGAGGATTTGCGTGTGCAGGAGGTTCGCAGGCTCCTCCAGAGCGCCCGGCCCGTGCGCGTCAACGTGGTGCAGATGCCAGAAGCCAGTGACCACGAGTACatagaagagaaagaaaaccg gctgctgcagctgtgccagcGAACCATGGCTCTACCTGTTGGACGAGGAATGTTCACTTTGTTCTCCTATCATCCCGTTCCAACAGAGCAGTTGCCCATCCCAAAGCTGAATCTGACCG GCCGCGCTCCTCCCAGGAACACCACGGTGGATCTGAACAGTGGGAACATCGATGTGCCTCCCAACATGGCCTGCTGGGCCAGCTTCCACAACGGGGTGGCCGCCGGCCTCAAGATTGCGCCCGCCTCGCAGATTGACTCCGCCTGGATCGTCTATAACAAGCCCAAAATTGCCGAGCTGGCCAACGAATACGCAGGTTTCCTCATGGCTCTGGGTCTCAACGGGCATCTCACCAAACTTGCGACTCTCAATATACACGACTACCTAACAAAG GGCCACGAGATGACGAGCATCGGGCTGCTGCTCGGCGTTTCTGCCGCCAAGCTGGGCACGATGGACATGGCCATCACGCGCCTCCTGAGCATCCAcatccctgccctcctgccgCCCACCTCCACGGAACTGGACGTGCCCCACAACGTGCAGGTGGCGGCCGTCGTGGGAATAGGCCTGGTGTACCAGGGCACGGCGCACCGGCACACGGCTGAGGTGCTGCTGGCCGAAATCG gacGTCCCCCCGGCCCCGAAATGGAATACTGCACCGACAGAGAGTCCTATTCCCTTGCGTCTGGGCTGGCCTTGGGCATGGTGTGCCTGGGG CACGGCAGTAATTTGATCGGCATGTCGGACCTGAATGTCCCCGAGCAGCTCTACCAGTACATGGTGGGCGGGCACCGGCGATTCCAGGCGGGAATGCACCGAGAGAAGCACAAGTCTCCCAGTTACCAAATCAAG GAGGGAGACACCATAAACGTGGACGTCACTTGTCCGGGTGCCACCCTTGCGCTTGCCATGATCTACCTAAAGACTAATAACAG ATCCATTGCTGACTGGCTGCAGGCACCAGATACCATGTATTTGCTGGACTTTGTAAAACCAGAATTCCTTTTATTAAGG ACCTTGGCTCGATGCCTGATTTTGTGGGATGACATCTTGCCCAATTCCAAGTGGGTGAATAGCAACGTGCCTCAA ATCATCAGAGAGAACAGTATATCTCTTAATGCAACAGAGCTGCCTTCATCTGAAGACTTGAGTTTAGAAACACTGGC GCAAGCGCATGTCTACATCATCGCTGGAGCGTGTTTGTCACTGGGATTTCGATTTGCTGGTTCAGAAAATCAGGCGGCATTTCAGTGCTTG tacaAATATGCAACAGATTTCCTGAAGTGTTTGTCAGCACCGACAGCTTCAATA ACAGGTCACTACAACCTGGAGACATGCCTGAgcgtgctgctgctggccctggccaTGGTGATGGCTGGATCCGGAAACCTCAaagtgctgcagctctgccgctTCATGCACAAGAAGACGGGCGGGGAGATGAACTACGGGTTCCACCTGGCTCACCACATGGCTCTGGGGCTGCTCTTTCTGGGAGGAGGAAG ATATTCACTGAGCACTTCAAATTCTTCAATTGCTGCCCTCTTGTGCGCTCTGTACCCGCACTTCCCTGTTCACAGCACGGACAATCG GTACCACCTTCAGGCTCTGCGCCACTTGTATGTGCTGGCGGCAGAACCCCGGCTCTTAACACCTGTTGACGTGGATTCCAACACTCCTTGTTACGCGCTGATAGAGGTTACGTACAAG GGCACGCAGTGGTACGCGGAGGCCACCGAGGAACTGATGGCGCCCATGCTTCTTCCAGAGCTTCACTTACTGAAGCAG ATCAGAGTGAAGGGGCCACGGTACTGGGAACTATTAATAGATTTAAGCAAGGGAACGAGTCATCTAAA GTCGATCCTCGCCAAGGGGGGTGTCCTGTACGTGAAGCTGCGGGCCGGGCAGCGCTCCTACAAGGAGGACCCCATGGGCTGGCGCAGCCTCTTGGCACAGACCGTGACCCACCGCAGCTCGGAAGCTCGGGCCTTCAAG CCAGAAGCAATTCCAGCTTTCACTTCTGATCCTGCGCTGGTTTTGTTCGCTGATTATTTTTGCAAACCGACCGTGAACATGGGCCAG AAACAGGAAATCCTGGATCTCTTCTGTTTGATTCTTTACGACTGTGTTACCCGAGAAAATCCAGAGATGCTGCCCACGTACATCGCAATAGATCAG GCCGTGAGGAGGTTAGAGAGAAGAGAAATGTCCGAGACGTTTGAGCTGTGGCAGATAAAGCTGGTGTTAGAATTCTTCAGTTCCAGAAGCCAccaggagaggctgagcaggAATCCAAACCGAGGGCTCTTCATGAGCTCTGAGTTCCTGCCCTTGATGAAGTGCGCGATCGACAACACTTTGGATCAGTGGCTGCAAG ACGGCGGGGACGCGTCTCTGCACTCGTACCtgagcgggcgggcggcggagggGCCGCAGCGCAGCATGCTGGCGTGTTTCCTCGTCTACCACGCGGTCCCCACGCCGGGGCAGCTGGCGGCCGGGGGCCTGGAAG GGAGCACGCGGTTCtcggagctgctgctgaagttcCGGCAGTGGAACGTGCCGGTGCGGGCGCTGCTGCGCCTGGCGCCGCTGCTGCTCAGGAACCCGCGCGCCATGGTGCTCTAG